Proteins from a single region of Macrotis lagotis isolate mMagLag1 chromosome 2, bilby.v1.9.chrom.fasta, whole genome shotgun sequence:
- the UBE2N gene encoding ubiquitin-conjugating enzyme E2 N has translation MAGLPRRIIKETQRLLAEPVPGIKAEPDESNARYFHVVIAGPQDSPFEGGTFKLELFLPEEYPMAAPKVRFMTKIYHPNVDKLGRICLDILKDKWSPALQIRTVLLSIQALLSAPNPDDPLANDVAEQWKSNEAQAIETARAWTRLYAMNNI, from the exons gaaACCCAGCGTTTGCTGGCAGAACCAGTTCCTGGGATAAAAGCAGAACCAGATGAAAGCAACGCCCGTTATTTTCATGTGGTCATTGCAGGCCCACAGGATTCCCCCTTTGAGGGAGGGACTTTTAAACTTGAACTATTTCTTCCAGAAGAATATCCAATGGCAGCTCCTAAAGTACGTTTCATGACCAAAATTTATCACCCTAATGTAGACAAGTTGGGAAGAATATGTTTAGATATTTTGAAAG ATAAATGGTCTCCAGCATTGCAGATCCGCACAGTGCTGCTCTCAATCCAAGCTTTGTTAAGTGCTCCCAATCCAGACGATCCATTAGCAAATGATGTAGCCGAGCAGTGGAAGTCCAATGAAGCCCAAGCCATAGAAACAG CCAGAGCATGGACTAGGCTATATGCcatgaataatatttaa